The Salvelinus namaycush isolate Seneca chromosome 8, SaNama_1.0, whole genome shotgun sequence genome has a segment encoding these proteins:
- the spata18 gene encoding mitochondria-eating protein: protein MADSLRRLVNTSSFSVLQDKLESWYKDYHVISCDQNLNRCCELVELTSKIQGQLFTILNFTAREGGHYAGVDVLKSRLLPWLGTCFSMATSSVTNDTSLNLIQESVEKERKIRELSASHENDMQKMETQLCSTHLQLDSVKQELADAHLQLDNTKNMSATTLLATEDEILQLKAELRVARDQVETYKRKLDVLDDYERQVRLLRDEVSFLTAEKSMLQERLVRSCSPSPLARQSRPSSPLKSESPTRAQLTNSSRHARLVSRFSDLYAVERLEAQSLLRRYIDDLEMVQRIIFIATVEAFQAAKLAYRQFKLRVKKTLSPSHLGPETLEDSVVDYIVRNLDLYDVQASVNDVINAMNVNPRISFPPEVNFALINSFIRETCRVAFAMQTLDPPLDLAFTSGGELYSDNKYRRSYDSEFTAPLVAYHVWPALVEGDGVIVKGEAVTRRGALWRSRSRSCSPVRSGSPTRTLGFSRSRSPSPGRLSASRL from the exons ATGGCCGACTCGCTAAGGAGGCTGGTGAACACATCTTCCTTCAGCGTTCTACAGGACAAACTTGAGTCCTGGTACAAGGACTACCAT GTCATCTCCTGTGATCAGAATCTGAACAGGTGCTGTGAATTGGTAGAGCTCACCTCCAAGATACAGGGTCAACTCTTCACCATCCTCAACTTCACTGCTAGAGAGG GTGGTCACTATGCAGGAGTGGATGTACTCAAATCACGCCTGCTGCCTTGGTTGGGGACCTGTTTCTCCATGGCAACCTCCTCTGTCACCAACGACACCAGCCTCAACCTCATCCAG GAGTctgtggagaaggagaggaaaatCAGGGAGCTGTCTGCCTCCCATGAGAATGACATGCAGAAGATGGAGACTCAGCTGTGCTCCACTCACCTACAGCTGGACTCTGTCAAACAGGA ACTGGCGGATGCTCATCTGCAACTGGACAACACAAAAAACATGTCAGCCACAACTCTGCTGGCCACCGAGGATGAGATACTACAGCTGAAAGCAGA gttgcGTGTGGCCCGTGACCAGGTGGAGACCTATAAGAGGAAGCTGGATGTTCTGGATGACTATGAGAGACAGGTGCGTCTGCTGAGGGATGAGGTGTCTTTCCTCACAGCAGAGAAGAGCATGCTGCAGGAGAG GTTGGTGAGGAGTTGTTCCCCCAGCCCCCTGGCCAGACAGAGCCGCCCCTCCAGCCCTCTGAAGAGTGAGTCTCCCACCCGGGCCCAGCTCACCAATTCGTCCCGCCACGCCAGGCTGGTGTCCCGCTTCAGTGACTTGTACGCTGTGGAGCGCCTGGAGGCCCAGAGTCTGCTCCGACGCTACATAGACGACCTGGAGATGGTCCAGAGAATCATCTTCATTGCCACTGTG GAGGCCTTCCAGGCAGCCAAGCTGGCCTACCGTCAATTCAAGCTGCGAGTGAAGAAGACCCTGTCACCGTCCCACCTGGGGCCAGAGACCCTGGAGGACTCGGTCGTGGACTATATCGTCAGGAACCTGGACCTCTACGACGTGCAGGCCAGTGTTAAT GACGTGATCAACGCCATGAATGTAAACCCACGGATCTCCTTCCCCCCGGAGGTGAACTTTGCCCTGATCAACAGCTTCATCCGGGAGACATGCAGAGTGGCTTTCGCCATGCAGACACTGGACCCTCCTCTGGACCTGGCTTTCACCAGCGGTGGAGAACTCTACAGCGACAACAA GTATCGTCGTAGCTATGACTCTGAGTTTACTGCTCCTCTGGTGGCGTACCATGTGTGGCCAGCACTGGTGGAGGGGGACGGTGTCATAGTGAAGGGAGAGGCAGTCACCAGGAGAGGAGCTCTG TGGAGGAGCAGAAGCAGGAGCTGCAGTCCTGTTCGCTCTGGCAGCCCCACACGCACTCTC ggTTTTAGTCGCAGCAGAAGCCCCTCTCCCGGACGTCTCTCCGCCAGTCGCCTGTAA
- the LOC120051859 gene encoding beta-sarcoglycan-like: protein MASEQESSNGPVKRSMREKAMERRTTNKEHNSNFKAGYVPIEEERLHKTGLRGRKGNMAVCIIVLLFLLALINLIITLVIWTVIRIGPSGCDSIEFHESGLLRFKQKADMGVIHPLHKSTVGGRKDQDLVITGNNNPVVFQQGSTKLSVEKEKTSITSDMGISFTDPRTQNTFFSTDFENHEFHLPKGVKVLSVKKASTERITSNASSDLSIKADSKAIIRGNEGVFIMGKTVEFRMGGDIELRAENSIVLNGSVMVSVSRMPNSSVGANVYFDEGLLRYKLCMCADGTLFRVQVKYQNMGCQTSDNPCGTAH from the exons ATGGCGTCTGAGCAG GAGAGTTCTAATGGGCCTGTGAAGAGGTCCATGAGGGAGAAGGCCATGGAACGGCGGACCACCAACAAGGAGCACAACAGCAACTTCAAGGCAGGCTATGTGCCCATTGAGGAGGAGCGCCTGCACAAGACAGGCCTGAGAGGACGCAAGGGCAACATGGCTGTCTGCATCATAGTCCTGCTCTTCTTGCTGGCTCTCATCAACCTCATT ATCACTCTAGTGATATGGACAGTGATCCGCATCGGGCCCAGTGGTTGTGACAGTATAGAGTTCCATGAGAGTGGGCTGCTGCGCTTCAAGCAGAAGGCAGACATGGGCGTGATCCACCCACTACACAAGAGCACTGTGGGGGGAAGGAAGGACCAGGACCTGgttatcaccggcaacaacaacCCG GTGGTGTTTCAGCAGGGCTCCACTAAGCTCAGTGTTGAGAAAGAAAAGACGTCCATCACCAGTGACATGGGCATATCCTTCACTGACCCCCGCACTCAGAACACATTCTTCAGCACAGACTTTGAAAACCACGAATTCCACCTGCCCAAAGGAGTCAAAGTACTCAGTGTGAAGAAAGCCTCCACAGAAAGG ATCACCAGCAACGCTTCCTCTGACTTGTCCATCAAAGCGGACAGCAAGGCCATCATCCGCGGCAATGAGGGGGTCTTCATCATGGGCAAGACGGTGGAGTTCAGGATGGGAGGGGACATCGAGCTCAGAGCT GAGAACAGTATTGTTCTGAACGGGTCGGTGATGGTGAGCGTCAGTCGCATGCCAAACTCCTCAGTGGGGGCCAACGTGTATTTCGACGAAGGTCTGTTGAGGTACAAGCTGTGTATGTGTGCAGACGGCACTCTGTTCCGTGTCCAGGTGAAGTATCAGAACATGGGCTGCCAGACCTCAGACAACCCCTGTGGAACAGCCCACTAA